One Citrobacter amalonaticus genomic window carries:
- the ydeE gene encoding efflux MFS transporter YdeE, whose product MNKTLRRSTLALLASSLLLTIGRGATLPFMTIYLSRQYDLSVDLIGYAMTIALTIGVVFSLGFGILADKFDKKRYMLLAISAFAFGFIAIPLVDSVMLVVLLFALINCAYSVFATVLKAWFADHLSPGAKAKIFSLNYTVLNIGWTVGPPLGTLLVMQSINLPFWLAAFCSAFPLVFIQFMVKRSAAAVNSENSVAWSPAVLLHDKALFWFTLSAFLASFVSGAFASCLSQYVMVVADGNFAEKVVAVVLPVNAAVVVSLQYAVGRRLTPGNIRPLMGFGTVCFVIGLGGFMISGNSLLLWGVSAAIFTLGEVIYAPGEYMLIDNIAPAGMKASYFSAQSLGWLGAAFNPLASGVILTSFPAWTLFIVLMVAIIAAWALMLKGMRVRPWGQPALC is encoded by the coding sequence ATGAACAAGACGCTGAGACGATCCACCCTCGCTTTACTCGCCTCCTCACTGTTACTGACGATCGGTCGTGGCGCAACGCTGCCCTTCATGACCATTTATCTGAGTCGCCAGTACGACCTGAGCGTGGATCTGATCGGTTATGCCATGACCATTGCGTTGACCATCGGCGTGGTCTTTAGCCTTGGCTTTGGCATTCTGGCGGACAAATTCGACAAGAAGCGCTACATGCTGCTGGCGATTTCCGCCTTTGCTTTTGGCTTTATCGCCATTCCGCTGGTTGATAGCGTGATGCTGGTGGTGCTGCTTTTTGCCCTGATCAACTGCGCTTATTCGGTATTTGCTACCGTGCTGAAGGCCTGGTTTGCCGACCATCTCTCGCCCGGCGCGAAGGCAAAAATCTTCTCACTCAACTATACCGTTCTGAATATCGGCTGGACCGTTGGCCCGCCGCTCGGCACGCTGCTGGTGATGCAGAGCATCAACTTACCCTTCTGGCTCGCCGCCTTCTGCTCCGCCTTTCCACTGGTGTTTATCCAGTTTATGGTCAAGCGTTCTGCCGCCGCCGTTAATAGCGAAAACAGCGTCGCGTGGTCGCCAGCGGTACTGCTGCACGATAAAGCGCTGTTCTGGTTTACGCTGTCAGCGTTTCTGGCCTCGTTTGTGTCCGGGGCGTTTGCGTCCTGCCTCTCTCAGTACGTTATGGTCGTCGCCGATGGCAATTTCGCCGAGAAAGTGGTGGCGGTGGTGTTGCCCGTCAACGCCGCGGTGGTCGTCAGCTTGCAGTATGCCGTGGGGCGCAGACTGACGCCGGGAAACATTCGTCCGCTGATGGGTTTTGGCACCGTCTGTTTTGTCATTGGCCTCGGCGGGTTCATGATCTCCGGCAACAGCCTTTTGCTGTGGGGCGTATCCGCCGCGATCTTTACCCTTGGCGAAGTGATCTACGCGCCGGGCGAATACATGCTGATCGATAACATTGCTCCTGCGGGCATGAAGGCCAGCTATTTCTCGGCGCAGTCGCTGGGCTGGCTGGGAGCGGCGTTTAACCCACTGGCCAGCGGCGTCATTCTGACCTCTTTCCCCGCCTGGACGCTGTTTATCGTCCTGATGGTGGCGATTATTGCCGCATGGGCGCTGATGCTTAAAGGCATGCGCGTCCGCCCCTGGGGCCAGCCAGCGCTGTGCTGA
- the urtE gene encoding urea ABC transporter ATP-binding subunit UrtE: protein MLQVNELNQYYGGSHILRGVTFDASPGEVTCLLGRNGVGKTTLLKCLMGLVPARSGTVTWQEKNITHRKPHQRVQAGIAYVPQGREIFPRLTVEENLLLGLSRFSSREAKAVPEEIYTLFPVLKEMKQRRGGDLSGGQQQQLAIGRALASRPQLLILDEPTEGIQPSVIKEIGQVIAQLARRGDMAILLVEQFYDFAAELADNYLLMSRGSIIQRGRGENMESEGVRGLVAI, encoded by the coding sequence ATGCTACAGGTAAATGAACTGAATCAATACTACGGTGGCAGCCATATTCTGCGCGGCGTTACCTTTGACGCCAGCCCTGGTGAAGTGACCTGCCTGCTGGGACGCAACGGCGTCGGTAAAACCACCTTGCTGAAGTGTCTGATGGGGCTGGTACCGGCGCGTAGCGGAACGGTAACCTGGCAGGAGAAGAACATCACGCATCGCAAGCCGCATCAGCGGGTGCAGGCAGGCATCGCGTATGTACCGCAGGGCCGCGAAATTTTCCCGCGACTAACGGTCGAAGAAAACCTGCTGCTGGGGCTGTCACGCTTTTCGTCGCGCGAAGCGAAAGCGGTTCCGGAAGAGATCTACACGCTGTTTCCGGTACTGAAAGAGATGAAACAGCGACGCGGCGGCGATCTCTCCGGTGGTCAGCAGCAGCAACTGGCGATTGGCCGTGCGCTGGCGAGTCGTCCGCAGTTATTGATCCTCGATGAGCCGACGGAGGGGATTCAGCCGTCGGTTATCAAAGAGATAGGTCAGGTGATCGCTCAGCTCGCCCGTCGCGGCGATATGGCGATTCTGTTGGTTGAGCAGTTCTACGACTTCGCAGCGGAACTGGCGGATAACTATCTGCTGATGTCGCGCGGTAGCATTATTCAACGCGGACGCGGTGAAAATATGGAATCGGAAGGGGTACGCGGTTTAGTGGCTATCTGA
- the urtA gene encoding urea ABC transporter substrate-binding protein encodes MQRRTLLKAFALSASVVAMGLSFSVQAADTIKVGIMHSLSGTMAISETPLKDVALMTIDEINAKGGVLGKKLEPVVVDPASNWPLFAEKARQLLSQDKVAVVFGCWTSVSRKSVLPVFEELNGLLFYPVQYEGEEMSPNVFYTGAAPNQQAIPAVEYLLSEDGGSAKRFFLLGTDYVYPRTTNKILRAFLHSKGIADKDIEEVYTPFGHSDYQTIVANIKKFSAGGKTAVVSTINGDSNVPFYKELANQGLKATDVPVVAFSVGEEELRGIDTKPLVGNLAAWNYFESVDNATNQKFVADYRAYAKAHKLPNADTVVTNDPMEATYVGLHMWAQAVEKAGTTDVDKVRAAMAGQSFKAPSGFTLTMDATNHHLHKPVMIGEIEGNGQFNVVWQTEEPVRAQPWSPFIAGNDKKSEQPVKTASN; translated from the coding sequence ATGCAGCGTCGTACCTTACTCAAAGCGTTTGCCCTTTCGGCCTCGGTGGTCGCGATGGGACTCAGTTTTAGCGTTCAGGCCGCCGATACCATCAAAGTGGGCATTATGCATTCACTGTCCGGCACGATGGCGATTTCCGAAACGCCGCTAAAAGATGTGGCTCTGATGACGATTGATGAGATCAACGCCAAAGGGGGCGTTCTGGGTAAAAAGCTGGAACCGGTGGTGGTTGATCCGGCCTCAAACTGGCCGCTGTTCGCCGAGAAAGCCCGACAGCTATTGAGTCAGGATAAAGTGGCGGTGGTGTTTGGCTGCTGGACCTCTGTGTCGCGTAAGTCAGTGTTGCCGGTTTTTGAAGAGCTGAACGGCCTGCTGTTCTACCCCGTCCAGTACGAAGGGGAAGAGATGTCGCCGAACGTCTTCTACACCGGCGCGGCGCCTAACCAGCAGGCGATCCCGGCGGTGGAGTATCTGCTGAGTGAGGATGGGGGAAGCGCTAAACGCTTCTTCCTGCTGGGCACCGACTATGTTTATCCGCGCACCACCAACAAGATCCTGCGTGCGTTCCTGCATTCGAAAGGGATTGCCGATAAAGACATCGAAGAGGTCTACACCCCATTTGGGCACAGTGATTACCAGACCATTGTCGCCAATATCAAAAAATTCTCCGCAGGTGGAAAAACGGCTGTCGTTTCAACCATTAACGGCGATTCTAACGTCCCATTTTATAAAGAGCTGGCAAACCAGGGCCTGAAAGCCACTGATGTTCCGGTGGTCGCGTTCTCGGTTGGTGAAGAAGAACTGCGCGGGATTGATACCAAACCGCTGGTTGGCAACCTTGCCGCCTGGAACTACTTCGAATCGGTCGATAACGCCACCAACCAGAAATTCGTTGCCGATTATCGAGCGTACGCCAAAGCCCATAAGCTGCCGAATGCCGATACCGTGGTGACAAACGATCCGATGGAAGCGACGTACGTGGGTCTGCATATGTGGGCGCAGGCCGTCGAAAAAGCCGGGACGACGGATGTGGATAAAGTCCGGGCGGCAATGGCCGGACAGTCCTTCAAGGCGCCGTCGGGCTTTACGCTGACGATGGATGCCACCAATCACCATCTGCACAAACCGGTGATGATTGGCGAGATTGAAGGCAACGGTCAGTTCAACGTCGTCTGGCAGACCGAAGAACCGGTTCGCGCTCAGCCGTGGAGCCCGTTTATTGCCGGTAATGACAAGAAATCTGAACAGCCGGTGAAAACAGCCAGCAACTAA
- the urtC gene encoding urea ABC transporter permease subunit UrtC, with the protein MTMPMTLTLARKAPRISRALAGIILLALMILPFLALLPADHPLAISVWTLTLAGKILCYAVVAVALDLVWGYAGMLSLGHGLFFALGGYAMGMYLMRQASGEGLPAFMSFLSWSELPWFWWGTQHFAWAMALVVLVPGGLALIFGYFAFRSKIKGVYFSIMTQALTFAGMLLFFRNETGFGGNNGFTGFTTLLGLPVTATTTRIGLFLATLLLLVLALWLGFALARSKFGRILTAVRDAENRLMFCGYDPKGFKLLVWTLSAVLCGLAGALYVPQVGIINPSEMSPTNSIEAAIWVALGGRGSLIGPVIGAVVVNGAKSLFTVIMPEYWQLFLGLIFIGVTLFLPRGVIGLFRKGDK; encoded by the coding sequence ATGACGATGCCAATGACCTTAACACTGGCGCGTAAAGCGCCGCGCATCAGTCGGGCGCTGGCGGGGATTATCCTGTTGGCGCTGATGATCCTGCCGTTTCTTGCCTTGCTGCCCGCCGATCATCCGCTGGCGATTTCCGTGTGGACGTTGACGCTGGCCGGGAAAATTCTCTGCTACGCGGTGGTGGCGGTCGCACTGGATCTGGTCTGGGGTTATGCCGGGATGCTGTCGCTGGGGCACGGTCTTTTCTTTGCGCTTGGCGGCTACGCGATGGGGATGTACCTGATGCGTCAGGCCTCCGGTGAAGGGCTGCCCGCGTTTATGTCCTTTCTCTCGTGGAGCGAGTTGCCGTGGTTCTGGTGGGGAACCCAGCATTTTGCGTGGGCAATGGCGCTGGTGGTACTGGTGCCCGGCGGGCTGGCGCTGATCTTTGGCTACTTTGCTTTTCGCTCGAAGATTAAAGGCGTCTACTTTTCGATCATGACTCAGGCGCTGACCTTCGCCGGTATGCTGCTGTTCTTTCGCAATGAGACCGGTTTTGGCGGCAACAACGGGTTTACCGGTTTTACCACGCTTCTGGGGCTGCCGGTTACTGCCACCACCACGCGTATCGGGTTGTTTCTGGCGACGCTATTGCTGCTGGTGCTGGCATTGTGGCTGGGGTTTGCGCTGGCGCGCAGTAAGTTTGGCCGGATCCTCACCGCCGTGCGCGACGCGGAAAACCGGCTGATGTTTTGCGGTTATGACCCAAAAGGCTTCAAGCTGCTGGTCTGGACGCTTTCTGCCGTGTTGTGCGGCCTGGCAGGGGCATTGTATGTGCCACAGGTCGGGATTATTAACCCCAGCGAAATGTCGCCCACTAACTCTATCGAAGCCGCCATCTGGGTGGCGCTTGGCGGGCGTGGCTCGTTGATCGGCCCGGTCATTGGCGCGGTGGTCGTGAACGGTGCCAAAAGCCTCTTCACCGTCATCATGCCGGAATACTGGCAGCTGTTTCTGGGGCTGATCTTCATAGGCGTCACGCTGTTTTTACCCCGTGGCGTGATTGGCCTGTTCCGCAAAGGAGACAAATAA
- a CDS encoding serine hydrolase domain-containing protein, with the protein MKAFAPLLLSSALLLTGCGNSTLSQLDMPAEQSAQAVVGYYARGIDPMIRQYMQEKQVSGMVVAVIQHNGPAEFHSYGVTDSRHRYPITPDTLFALGSLSKGVTAEITTVLVNQGVLQWNDTLAQLLPTNTPLSDDARKITLLQLATHTSGLPRQPMDLLTLENLLRYFSTGENFYTQLDNDTVLTSLADFTAPEARVPHYSNIGYALLGYIVQRRTGESIPSLANRLIFQPLQMNNSSFEPKTLNAYPYRALGHAGDQPKLIRRGELTPDWTFNHNMVGAASLYSSARDLADYARAHFASQDNAVLARAFADVSRTQFYRQKEAANIAWVTDTLADRQVTYQVGYIGGYSSYIGFDKQNQNAVVVLQNSFNWSNYLGHTILSQLAPR; encoded by the coding sequence ATGAAAGCGTTCGCGCCACTCCTTCTTTCTTCTGCTCTGCTGCTGACCGGTTGTGGCAACAGCACCTTATCGCAGTTGGATATGCCTGCCGAACAGAGTGCGCAGGCGGTCGTGGGGTACTATGCGCGCGGCATCGATCCGATGATCCGCCAGTATATGCAGGAAAAGCAGGTGAGTGGAATGGTGGTTGCTGTCATTCAACATAACGGACCGGCTGAGTTTCACAGTTACGGTGTGACCGACAGCCGACATCGTTATCCGATCACCCCGGACACGCTGTTTGCGCTGGGGTCGCTGAGTAAAGGGGTGACGGCTGAAATCACTACTGTGCTGGTGAATCAGGGCGTGCTGCAATGGAACGACACGCTGGCGCAGCTTCTGCCGACGAATACGCCGCTGAGCGATGACGCCAGAAAGATTACTCTACTGCAACTGGCGACGCATACCTCCGGTCTGCCCAGACAGCCGATGGATCTGCTGACTCTGGAAAATCTTCTGCGTTATTTCAGTACGGGGGAAAATTTCTATACCCAACTGGATAACGATACGGTGCTGACTTCTCTTGCCGACTTCACCGCGCCAGAGGCGCGTGTGCCGCACTATTCCAATATCGGTTATGCGCTGCTGGGCTACATTGTGCAGCGTCGTACCGGCGAGTCGATCCCGTCGCTGGCGAATCGTCTGATCTTCCAGCCATTACAGATGAACAACAGCAGTTTTGAGCCCAAGACGCTCAACGCCTATCCGTATCGTGCATTAGGCCATGCGGGAGATCAGCCCAAGCTCATTCGACGCGGTGAACTGACGCCAGACTGGACGTTTAACCACAATATGGTCGGGGCGGCGAGTTTATACAGCAGCGCACGCGATCTGGCGGACTATGCGCGAGCGCATTTTGCGTCGCAAGACAACGCCGTGCTTGCCCGCGCATTTGCGGACGTCTCCCGTACCCAGTTTTATCGTCAGAAAGAAGCCGCGAATATTGCATGGGTAACTGATACGTTAGCCGATCGTCAGGTCACTTATCAGGTCGGATATATTGGCGGTTATTCCAGTTATATTGGCTTTGATAAACAGAACCAGAATGCGGTGGTAGTTCTGCAAAATAGTTTTAACTGGAGTAATTATCTGGGGCATACCATTCTCAGTCAGTTAGCGCCGCGGTAA
- the urtD gene encoding urea ABC transporter ATP-binding protein UrtD: protein MQPDEGLFTRQVPGDRYRQQTDPVLQLENINVSFDGFKALTNLTLNIGVGELRCVIGPNGAGKTTLMDVITGKTRPQSGKALYDQSTDLTTLDPIAIARQGIGRKFQKPTVFEALTVAENLELAMKNDKSVWASLRARLNSEQRDRIDEMLGLLRLRTERGRRAGMLSHGQKQFLEIGMLLVQEPHLLLLDEPAAGMTDAETEYTAELFRTLAGKHSLMVVEHDMGFVETIADHVTVLHQGSVLAEGSLREVQANEQVIDVYLGR from the coding sequence ATGCAGCCGGATGAAGGCCTTTTTACCCGCCAGGTTCCCGGCGATCGCTATCGCCAGCAGACGGACCCGGTGCTGCAACTGGAAAACATCAACGTCAGCTTTGACGGTTTTAAGGCATTAACCAATCTCACGCTGAATATTGGCGTTGGTGAACTGCGTTGTGTCATTGGCCCTAACGGCGCGGGGAAAACCACGTTGATGGATGTGATTACCGGGAAGACGCGTCCGCAAAGCGGTAAGGCGCTGTATGACCAGTCAACCGATCTGACCACGCTGGACCCAATCGCCATTGCCCGCCAGGGTATTGGCCGTAAGTTTCAAAAGCCGACGGTGTTCGAAGCGCTGACGGTGGCAGAAAACCTCGAGCTGGCGATGAAAAACGATAAATCGGTGTGGGCGTCACTGCGCGCACGGTTAAACAGCGAACAGCGCGACCGCATCGATGAGATGCTTGGCTTGCTGCGGCTGCGGACAGAAAGAGGGCGTCGTGCCGGAATGTTGTCACACGGTCAGAAGCAGTTTCTCGAGATCGGTATGCTGCTGGTGCAGGAACCGCACCTGCTATTACTGGATGAACCCGCGGCCGGCATGACCGATGCGGAGACGGAATATACGGCAGAACTGTTTCGTACGCTGGCGGGCAAGCATTCGCTGATGGTGGTGGAACATGATATGGGCTTTGTAGAAACCATTGCCGACCACGTCACGGTGCTCCATCAGGGAAGCGTGCTGGCGGAAGGCAGTCTGCGCGAGGTACAGGCCAACGAGCAGGTGATTGACGTCTATCTTGGGCGCTAA
- the mgtS gene encoding protein MgtS — protein sequence MLGNMNVFMAVLGIILFSGFLAAYFSHKWDD from the coding sequence ATGCTGGGTAATATGAACGTTTTTATGGCCGTTCTGGGAATTATTTTATTTTCTGGATTTCTGGCCGCGTATTTCAGCCACAAATGGGATGACTAA
- a CDS encoding rhodanese-like domain-containing protein, with translation MSHVTEFPAAASTVAVNHFLSRLSLETDCADVHESIRNGEPDFVLLHVVGKPDMFARRHLPGAIHLPHAMMTAERMAQWPVDTLFVVYCAGPHCNGADRAALRLARLGIPVKVMIGGITGWEDEGFAFSCLVE, from the coding sequence ATGAGTCATGTCACTGAGTTTCCCGCCGCCGCATCCACCGTTGCGGTCAACCATTTCCTGTCGCGTCTGAGTCTGGAAACCGATTGTGCCGATGTCCATGAGAGCATCCGCAATGGGGAACCGGATTTCGTCTTACTCCACGTGGTGGGAAAACCGGATATGTTTGCACGTCGCCATCTTCCGGGGGCGATCCATCTGCCGCACGCCATGATGACCGCCGAACGCATGGCGCAGTGGCCTGTGGATACGCTGTTCGTGGTTTACTGCGCCGGGCCTCACTGTAACGGTGCCGACCGCGCGGCATTAAGGCTCGCCAGACTGGGCATACCGGTGAAGGTAATGATTGGCGGCATCACCGGATGGGAAGATGAAGGGTTCGCGTTTTCCTGTCTTGTGGAGTGA
- the ftrA gene encoding transcriptional regulator FtrA: MPKSPRPLVVVLAYDGLCTFEFGVAVEIFGLPRPELGADWYRFAVASVDAGPLRATGGVRLMVDGGLELLAEADIVVVPGWRGSDAPVPEALCAALRAAWARGCRLLSICSGVFVLAATGLLDGRKATTHWRYTDTLRQRFPAIEVLDDVLYHDAGLLLTSAGSAAGIDLCLYLIREDYGLEVANSVARRLVVQPHRDGAQPQQLLRPVARQRESQTLGQLFDFLHQNLTMTHDTASLAKRAGMSPRTFLRRFTDCTGTTPARWILNERLLRACDYLENSPLSVELIAEQTGFGSAALFRHHFRHIYCLSPSQYRKKFTFIPK; the protein is encoded by the coding sequence ATGCCAAAATCGCCGCGCCCGCTTGTGGTTGTACTCGCCTATGACGGGCTGTGCACCTTCGAGTTTGGCGTAGCGGTCGAAATCTTTGGTCTGCCGCGCCCGGAACTGGGCGCAGACTGGTATCGTTTTGCCGTCGCGTCGGTCGATGCCGGTCCACTTCGCGCGACCGGCGGCGTGCGGTTAATGGTGGATGGAGGGCTGGAACTGTTGGCTGAGGCCGATATCGTTGTGGTTCCCGGCTGGCGAGGCAGCGACGCGCCGGTACCCGAAGCCTTGTGTGCCGCGCTACGTGCTGCATGGGCGCGAGGTTGCCGTCTGTTGTCGATCTGTTCTGGCGTGTTTGTGCTGGCAGCAACAGGGTTGCTGGACGGGCGCAAGGCCACCACACACTGGCGCTATACGGACACGCTCCGGCAGCGTTTTCCGGCTATCGAGGTACTTGACGACGTTCTCTATCATGATGCCGGACTGTTACTGACCTCGGCGGGCAGCGCTGCGGGGATCGATCTGTGTCTTTATCTGATCCGCGAGGACTACGGTCTTGAGGTTGCCAATAGCGTTGCCCGACGGCTGGTGGTGCAGCCCCATCGCGACGGCGCGCAGCCACAGCAACTTCTGCGCCCCGTTGCCCGGCAGCGTGAAAGCCAGACGCTGGGCCAGCTGTTTGATTTTCTGCACCAGAATCTGACGATGACTCACGATACCGCCTCGCTGGCCAAACGCGCCGGGATGAGCCCACGAACGTTTTTGCGCCGGTTTACCGACTGTACCGGCACCACGCCTGCACGCTGGATCCTCAACGAGCGTTTATTACGGGCGTGCGATTATCTGGAAAATTCACCGCTCAGCGTGGAATTGATCGCGGAACAAACTGGTTTTGGCAGCGCAGCGTTATTTCGCCACCATTTTCGACACATATATTGTCTGTCCCCCTCACAATATCGAAAGAAATTTACTTTTATCCCTAAATAA
- a CDS encoding cobalamin-independent methionine synthase II family protein, whose product MQRQQAPFRAEVVGSFLRPDDIKVARQQFSRGELSAPQLRAIEDEAIRRVVEQQCACGLHVVTDGEFRRAWWHFDFFDGLQGVERYDSQQGIQFNGVQTKAHGVRVTGKLAFGDHPMLEDFRYLKRISGNAQPKMTIPSPSVLHFRGGRKDIDATVYPDLKDYFDDLATTWRDAIHAFYAAGCRYLQLDDTVWAYLCSDAQRQQIRERGDDPDTLARIYADVINRALADKPADLTVGLHVCRGNFRSTWISEGGYEPVAEILFGSVNVDAFFLEYDNDRSGDFAPLRFIRPGHQQVVLGLVTTKNGELENPDGVKARLQEAAQYVDKAQICLSPQCGFASTEEGNTLTEAQQWNKIKLITEIAQQVW is encoded by the coding sequence ATGCAAAGACAACAGGCCCCATTTCGCGCAGAAGTCGTTGGCAGCTTTTTACGTCCCGACGACATCAAAGTTGCTCGTCAGCAGTTTTCACGTGGCGAGTTAAGCGCACCACAGCTGCGCGCCATTGAAGACGAAGCCATTCGTCGGGTGGTCGAACAGCAGTGCGCCTGCGGTCTGCATGTGGTGACGGACGGCGAGTTTCGCCGCGCCTGGTGGCATTTTGATTTCTTCGATGGTTTGCAAGGGGTCGAGCGTTATGACTCACAGCAGGGGATTCAGTTTAACGGCGTACAGACCAAAGCGCATGGCGTTCGGGTCACGGGTAAACTGGCGTTCGGCGATCATCCGATGCTGGAAGATTTTCGCTATCTGAAGCGCATCAGCGGTAACGCCCAGCCGAAGATGACGATTCCCAGCCCCAGCGTGCTGCACTTTCGCGGCGGACGTAAAGATATCGATGCGACGGTCTATCCGGATCTGAAGGACTATTTTGACGATCTGGCGACCACCTGGCGCGATGCGATCCACGCCTTCTACGCCGCAGGCTGTCGCTATCTGCAGCTGGATGACACGGTGTGGGCTTATCTCTGTTCTGATGCTCAGCGTCAGCAAATTCGCGAACGTGGCGACGACCCTGACACGCTGGCGCGGATTTATGCCGATGTGATCAACCGGGCGCTGGCGGATAAGCCTGCCGACCTGACGGTGGGACTGCACGTATGCCGGGGCAACTTCCGTTCAACCTGGATCTCTGAAGGCGGCTATGAGCCGGTTGCGGAGATCCTGTTCGGCAGCGTCAATGTCGATGCCTTCTTCCTGGAGTACGACAACGATCGCTCTGGCGATTTTGCGCCGCTGCGTTTTATCCGTCCAGGCCATCAGCAGGTGGTTCTCGGACTGGTGACCACTAAAAATGGCGAACTGGAAAACCCGGATGGCGTAAAAGCACGCCTGCAGGAAGCGGCGCAATATGTCGACAAAGCGCAAATTTGTCTCAGCCCGCAGTGCGGCTTTGCCTCAACGGAAGAAGGGAACACGCTCACGGAAGCCCAGCAGTGGAACAAAATCAAACTTATCACCGAAATAGCTCAACAGGTCTGGTAA
- the urtB gene encoding urea ABC transporter permease subunit UrtB yields the protein MKAMGFIRGLLLACGLLPWFVQASDADAFVAASRTGQAQLLEQWASTPDPQRLPLLTALSREALLTDSTKQAFTREGTQVVPLGTASSPTGTLKPLRLTNRLRILVAGALATHQLVSDSVTKRLAATRTLQRDAQPSMLPFIQQRLAQETDAEVKSRLTRVLANLQLTSPSAEVRRQAIMLLGDSSDPEMQARLQPFTDTAHEPDASVRAAASDSLARIQQRMAIGDLLGQAFMGLSLGSVLLLAALGLAITYGLLGVINMAHGEMLMLGAYCTWMVQQAMAQFVPQWLAFYPLVALPVAFMFTAGAGMILERGVIRHLYGRPLETLLATWGISLMLVQLVRMTFGAQNLEVANPAWLSGGVQVYASLVLPWNRIVVLGFALLVLFFTWLLLNKTRLGMRVRAVTQNRSMAACCGVPTGRVDMLAFGLGSGIAGLGGVALSQLGNVGPELGQGYIIDSFLVVVLGGVGQLAGSVAAAFGLGVFNKILEPQMGAVLGKIVILVLIILFIQKRPQGLFALKGRVTE from the coding sequence ATGAAAGCCATGGGCTTTATTCGCGGTTTGTTGCTGGCGTGCGGGCTTCTACCATGGTTCGTTCAGGCCAGCGATGCCGATGCGTTTGTCGCTGCCAGCCGTACCGGCCAGGCGCAACTGCTCGAACAGTGGGCGTCAACCCCTGACCCCCAGCGTCTGCCGCTGCTGACGGCGCTGAGCCGGGAGGCGCTGCTCACCGACAGCACAAAACAGGCTTTCACCCGTGAAGGGACGCAGGTTGTGCCCCTGGGAACGGCCAGTAGCCCGACGGGAACGTTAAAACCTCTGCGCCTGACCAACCGACTGCGCATTCTTGTGGCCGGCGCACTGGCGACGCATCAACTTGTTAGTGACAGTGTCACGAAAAGGTTGGCGGCGACCCGTACGCTACAGCGCGACGCACAGCCGTCCATGCTGCCTTTTATCCAACAGCGACTGGCACAGGAAACCGATGCGGAAGTGAAATCACGCCTGACCCGCGTTCTGGCTAACCTGCAACTGACCAGTCCGTCGGCAGAAGTTCGCCGTCAGGCGATCATGCTGCTGGGCGATTCCAGCGATCCGGAAATGCAGGCACGCCTGCAACCGTTTACCGACACGGCGCATGAACCGGATGCCAGCGTGCGCGCGGCGGCCAGTGACAGCCTGGCGCGTATCCAACAGCGGATGGCGATTGGCGATCTGCTCGGACAGGCGTTTATGGGACTGTCGCTCGGATCGGTGCTGCTGCTGGCGGCGCTCGGTCTGGCGATCACCTACGGCCTGTTGGGGGTGATCAACATGGCGCACGGCGAAATGTTGATGCTTGGGGCCTACTGTACGTGGATGGTGCAACAGGCGATGGCGCAGTTTGTACCGCAGTGGCTGGCCTTTTATCCGCTGGTCGCCTTGCCGGTTGCCTTTATGTTTACTGCTGGCGCGGGAATGATTCTGGAACGCGGGGTGATCCGCCATCTTTACGGACGTCCACTGGAAACGCTGCTGGCGACGTGGGGCATCAGCCTCATGCTTGTCCAGCTCGTGCGGATGACTTTCGGGGCACAAAACCTGGAGGTGGCGAATCCGGCGTGGCTGTCGGGTGGCGTACAGGTTTACGCCAGTCTGGTGCTACCGTGGAACCGCATTGTGGTGCTGGGGTTCGCGCTGCTGGTGCTGTTCTTCACCTGGCTGCTGCTGAACAAAACGCGACTGGGTATGCGGGTACGCGCCGTGACCCAGAACCGCAGTATGGCGGCCTGCTGCGGCGTTCCGACCGGGCGTGTGGATATGCTGGCCTTCGGACTGGGTTCAGGTATTGCCGGACTCGGCGGCGTCGCCCTGTCGCAACTGGGTAACGTCGGTCCGGAACTGGGCCAGGGCTATATCATCGACTCCTTCCTGGTGGTGGTGCTGGGCGGCGTCGGTCAACTTGCCGGTAGCGTGGCGGCGGCGTTCGGTCTCGGCGTGTTCAACAAAATCCTCGAACCGCAGATGGGAGCGGTACTCGGGAAGATTGTCATTCTGGTGTTGATCATTCTGTTTATCCAGAAGCGACCCCAGGGATTGTTTGCTCTGAAAGGGAGAGTTACCGAATAA